One Haloplanus sp. GDY1 DNA window includes the following coding sequences:
- a CDS encoding DUF1156 domain-containing protein: MSQNPESKDGDSELKRVAIEGTLPLKAVGIENLKEANPQHMPPHRYLHPWFARRPTPASRLAVLASILPEGVEANELLRWIQIGPSDVNGNVDISSYVADRKSSEDSRKGTLEDHYGYPRPFTRSPTESQRDEIHELLRDFWDGDLPTVMDPTAGGGVIPFESLRYDLPTIANELNPIPSLMLKAMNEYAPEVGSLNSELKQWGDKIDTIASDNLSQYFPSANDRQRPSHYACTYTVTCPECACNIPLVKKWWLKKSSSSKGIAAKPVLSDGSDRIDYKCVSLPDDISKSEFNPQNGPKTRSGAECLRCGVVLEADTIQNMFYEGEYEIEIYGVKYAEDGGNGGWRAPTEGDRQAHQEAVERVESDFALNSLISENRYIGDEDRAGPYGVKEWREAFTPIQLITHYEYLQAFNQCKEQIHSRYDERRAEALLTILSLAASKAVDRNTRFSPLDTSKGYPGDALGGKHFTLQWAFVENNLSTGNQRYRTILDRVANSYEEIVSYLDGVDPSRSEVLTGDAADLSLDDNSIQAVVIDPPYYDSIIYSELSDMCYVWLKEYVGSLFPDMFSSDLTNKTDEAVANVAEYDEVASKSKSKSDFAAEDYEDKMAGIFQELYRIIEPGGVMTVMFTHKESSAWDTLTKSLIRSGFTVTSTHPITSEMPQRTDTRGGGSADSTLLLTGRKPVDADEQNDEAIPTLWSDVRADTREVAKEAARDLLDAGLSLTKTDVIISAFGPTLKVYADAYPVVDDQDQEVPPRRALEEAREAVTRVLVEEYLEGERLDNLDDITEWYILSWLVHESDTFHYDDGRQLGLGIGVDIDDIKRSTKIWGKKRGDIQLKTHDDRVQDITLPPEERSNRTPVDPDALSYTIALDAVHAAMHIYEKQGEDVAIDWLKERNFDTDAAFKATLKALLQVLPRNTSEWEAARDLALGRTHDALGLEFTPTDFAKAKEGALEQSELGDHT; the protein is encoded by the coding sequence ATGAGTCAAAACCCAGAAAGCAAGGATGGCGATTCGGAGCTGAAACGTGTGGCAATCGAGGGTACGCTACCTCTGAAGGCTGTTGGTATCGAGAATTTGAAGGAGGCTAATCCTCAGCATATGCCCCCTCACCGTTACCTGCATCCATGGTTTGCCCGGCGACCTACGCCAGCTTCGAGACTAGCTGTACTCGCTTCAATACTACCGGAGGGAGTTGAGGCAAACGAACTCCTTCGATGGATTCAGATCGGACCCTCTGATGTGAATGGTAATGTAGATATATCGTCATACGTCGCTGATAGGAAGAGTAGTGAAGATTCGAGAAAAGGTACCCTCGAAGATCACTACGGGTATCCACGTCCATTCACCCGATCTCCTACGGAAAGTCAGCGAGACGAAATCCATGAACTTCTCAGGGATTTTTGGGATGGAGATTTGCCTACAGTGATGGACCCTACAGCGGGAGGGGGCGTAATCCCATTTGAGTCTCTCCGATATGACCTCCCCACTATTGCCAACGAACTGAATCCAATTCCCTCTCTCATGCTTAAGGCAATGAACGAGTACGCTCCCGAAGTAGGATCATTAAATTCTGAACTTAAACAGTGGGGCGATAAGATAGATACTATTGCATCTGACAATTTGTCACAATACTTTCCCAGCGCAAATGATCGCCAACGACCATCTCACTATGCGTGTACCTATACTGTGACTTGCCCTGAGTGTGCCTGCAACATCCCATTAGTCAAGAAATGGTGGCTAAAGAAGTCTTCCTCCTCAAAAGGAATTGCCGCAAAACCTGTTCTCTCCGACGGCTCTGATCGTATTGATTACAAATGTGTTTCCCTCCCCGACGATATTTCTAAATCTGAATTTAATCCCCAGAATGGACCCAAAACTCGGAGTGGGGCAGAGTGCCTGAGATGCGGGGTCGTTCTAGAGGCCGATACAATTCAAAATATGTTCTATGAAGGCGAATATGAAATTGAAATATATGGGGTGAAATATGCTGAGGACGGAGGAAATGGAGGTTGGAGGGCTCCCACCGAGGGAGATCGGCAGGCCCATCAAGAGGCTGTCGAGAGGGTTGAATCAGATTTCGCTCTAAACAGCCTGATTTCCGAAAATCGGTATATTGGAGACGAGGATCGGGCTGGCCCATATGGTGTCAAGGAATGGCGGGAGGCGTTCACTCCAATCCAGCTGATTACTCATTACGAATACCTTCAGGCATTTAATCAGTGCAAAGAACAAATTCACTCTCGATACGATGAACGAAGGGCTGAGGCTCTTCTAACGATTCTTTCATTGGCGGCCAGTAAGGCAGTAGATCGAAATACACGGTTTTCACCTTTAGATACCAGTAAGGGGTATCCTGGTGACGCACTAGGTGGCAAGCACTTCACTCTGCAGTGGGCATTCGTTGAAAATAACCTTTCTACAGGCAACCAGCGCTATCGCACGATTCTGGATCGCGTTGCCAATTCCTATGAGGAGATTGTATCGTATCTTGATGGAGTTGACCCCTCTCGCTCGGAAGTTCTAACTGGAGATGCTGCAGATCTTTCTCTTGATGATAATAGTATACAGGCTGTAGTTATTGATCCCCCGTACTATGATAGCATAATCTATTCTGAATTATCTGATATGTGTTATGTTTGGTTAAAGGAGTACGTTGGGAGCCTCTTTCCTGATATGTTTTCCTCAGACCTAACCAACAAAACAGATGAAGCAGTCGCTAACGTTGCCGAATATGATGAAGTTGCATCAAAATCTAAGTCGAAGTCTGACTTTGCCGCGGAGGATTATGAGGATAAAATGGCTGGAATATTTCAAGAACTCTATCGGATAATTGAACCTGGTGGTGTGATGACCGTCATGTTCACCCATAAGGAATCCAGTGCCTGGGATACACTAACGAAATCCCTTATCAGATCTGGATTTACTGTAACCTCTACTCACCCAATTACTAGCGAGATGCCTCAGAGGACCGACACTCGTGGTGGAGGTTCAGCAGATAGTACGCTCCTTCTCACAGGAAGGAAGCCTGTTGATGCGGATGAGCAAAATGATGAAGCCATACCCACGCTCTGGAGTGATGTTCGCGCTGATACCCGCGAGGTCGCAAAAGAAGCGGCGCGGGATCTTCTTGACGCGGGTCTTTCGTTAACCAAGACTGACGTAATTATCTCAGCCTTCGGCCCAACTCTCAAAGTCTACGCTGATGCATATCCTGTTGTAGACGATCAAGATCAAGAAGTTCCCCCTCGTCGGGCACTCGAAGAAGCACGTGAAGCTGTTACGCGGGTCCTCGTTGAAGAATATCTTGAGGGTGAGCGACTGGACAATTTAGATGATATCACAGAATGGTATATTCTTTCATGGCTGGTGCATGAGTCAGATACCTTCCATTACGACGATGGACGTCAGCTTGGATTGGGCATCGGAGTTGATATAGATGACATCAAGCGTTCCACGAAAATCTGGGGGAAGAAACGAGGCGATATTCAGCTGAAGACTCACGACGATAGGGTCCAAGATATCACGCTTCCCCCCGAAGAGAGGTCTAATCGGACACCTGTTGATCCCGATGCGTTGTCTTATACAATCGCTCTTGATGCCGTTCACGCAGCGATGCACATCTACGAGAAACAGGGTGAGGACGTGGCGATTGACTGGCTCAAGGAGCGGAACTTCGACACGGACGCAGCGTTCAAAGCTACGTTGAAGGCTCTGCTACAGGTTCTTCCCCGGAACACCTCCGAGTGGGAGGCAGCTCGTGATCTTGCCTTGGGTCGAACCCACGACGCGCTTGGTCTCGAGTTCACTCCGACCGACTTCGCGAAAGCCAAAGAGGGCGCGCTTGAACAGAGTGAACTAGGTGACCACACATAA
- a CDS encoding helicase-related protein gives MTNLQDREWQSIYESKPEKGRAHLVKDFYEPALERSRQYDRIAGYFSSTALAAAANGIHALVENDGEMRLIVGTELYESDRPVLEALSDRLEENLEDLDDERLDANLRILARLLREGRIHIKVAYPRSPSHDWEIFHPKVGLFHDSDGNTISFEGSVNETVGGWARNYERFKVHRSWVPEQADYVDGDEETFERLWTDEHPFVEVYDLPDAIEQDIIDWKAPDTDSDLQEALQIANGTAPPTERDKAHIIRDGPLTPGGLALAEEASTITPWPHQRVVSDTLVNTYPQSFLLCDEVGLGKTIEAGLTLSRLGLTQELETGLLLVPASLQRQWQEELWEKFNINAYRFDRDTAGEHVFRDVHGRDHYPPSVSTLDLDGDTEWSASPIWRFLYERQSPGTEASSPLDAPTVVIMSWHTARLDDRWDQVAPLDRASTRTRDVIPASCRGRDHDAEDRMGVWDAVIVDEAHNARRGSNFYALLEQLRDYTQSYYLLTATPMQLHAGELYDLMQLLDLPEGWDNRDTFVEFFETRDGLSQALNGLLDDPDSEDEEADSSWHTQATLDGLEHQDQLSTDRPFSSKVFQHLADGLEINTDGQDRAIAKERVLTACRLARVYGDAYDDYVEFVDDAMGEYDIDRFEASEDTKLKRLLYPENADEWLMASRSDRQDALDELSPGGWRVVRDVLSESTPVDALIHRNTRDTLRKYEAVGLLDTTVPDRNPEQRKIELTDETRAVYDQIDEYTREFYKRAQQTDEAQTRAIGFVMTTYRQRLTSSVYAISQSLRHRLETLRAQRTVLAGRERARERDYGEAEQIVLETLQDADLEDGDVLDELDASSDELDLSELIPSVTEEGKQLIEEEIEALEEFVADLDRIDTDPKIQQLYEDLDELDRAGHNRVIVFTQYADTMDFIRESLVDLLGSTIATYSGRGGELYDTESESWKTVGKERVKREFSQDDGQVDILVCTDSASEGLNLQECGALINYDLPWNPMRVEQRIGRIDRIGQRFDEVRILNYSYEDTVETDIYDRLDDRIGLFENVVGEMQPILSGVSSQIRNATLNADPGESQQVVEEADREISEKMEEQEQGGRVDVGESLESVDSLVEQDVIDEAKLGAWQSYNHPDISEVVEDDYAFPKPYRTESLQNVLVENTTLRDSNVEFTAVSALDLDSITEFDDFEFEESTYRLSFSKTEIDAPESLGEQTLGQVIAPGEDEVAVTFSGECADSYPSVQYLAPGNSILAQLVERLIGTSDESERLYRHTEHRNRSTNQPVVCGWVTNGRITTLSPDGTASRSIESEILASWCETYLANRGKTPSS, from the coding sequence ATGACTAATCTACAGGATCGAGAGTGGCAGTCCATCTACGAGAGCAAGCCCGAGAAGGGACGTGCTCACCTAGTCAAGGACTTCTACGAGCCCGCACTGGAGCGGAGTCGACAGTACGATCGGATCGCTGGCTATTTTTCAAGTACAGCGCTTGCAGCTGCTGCGAACGGCATTCATGCCCTTGTCGAAAACGACGGGGAAATGCGGTTGATTGTCGGCACCGAACTCTACGAGTCAGATCGCCCGGTACTTGAGGCGCTTAGCGACCGCCTCGAAGAAAATCTTGAGGACCTTGACGACGAACGCCTGGATGCGAATCTCCGCATTCTCGCTCGCCTCCTCAGAGAGGGTCGTATCCATATCAAGGTCGCATACCCTCGTTCCCCATCCCATGACTGGGAGATCTTCCATCCGAAAGTCGGACTCTTCCACGATAGCGACGGGAACACGATCTCTTTCGAGGGGAGCGTCAACGAGACCGTTGGTGGCTGGGCTCGCAACTACGAACGATTCAAAGTTCACCGTTCGTGGGTGCCCGAGCAGGCGGATTACGTCGACGGCGACGAAGAGACCTTCGAGCGATTGTGGACAGACGAACACCCCTTCGTCGAAGTGTACGATCTCCCCGACGCAATCGAACAGGACATTATCGACTGGAAGGCTCCCGACACCGACAGCGACCTCCAGGAAGCGCTTCAAATCGCGAACGGAACGGCGCCACCGACGGAGCGTGACAAGGCGCATATTATCCGGGATGGACCGCTCACACCGGGTGGGCTCGCACTTGCCGAGGAAGCGAGTACGATTACCCCGTGGCCCCACCAGCGAGTCGTCTCAGACACCCTGGTAAACACGTACCCTCAGAGCTTCCTGCTGTGTGACGAAGTGGGGCTGGGGAAGACAATCGAGGCGGGGCTGACGCTATCTCGACTGGGCCTCACCCAGGAACTCGAGACTGGACTGCTGCTCGTCCCGGCGAGTCTCCAGCGCCAGTGGCAAGAAGAGCTCTGGGAGAAGTTCAATATCAACGCCTATCGCTTCGATCGGGACACGGCAGGTGAACACGTCTTTCGGGATGTCCACGGTCGCGACCACTACCCGCCGTCTGTGTCTACTCTCGACCTCGACGGCGACACAGAGTGGTCGGCCAGCCCAATTTGGCGGTTCCTGTATGAGCGGCAGTCGCCAGGCACGGAGGCATCGTCTCCACTTGATGCTCCAACGGTCGTGATCATGTCCTGGCATACGGCACGCCTCGACGACCGGTGGGACCAGGTCGCGCCATTAGACCGGGCATCAACTCGGACGAGAGATGTGATTCCCGCGAGTTGTCGCGGTCGAGATCACGATGCTGAGGACCGCATGGGGGTATGGGACGCCGTCATCGTTGACGAGGCTCACAATGCGAGGCGCGGGAGTAATTTCTATGCCCTTCTCGAGCAGTTGCGCGACTATACCCAGTCGTACTACCTTCTGACTGCAACGCCGATGCAGCTCCACGCAGGCGAACTCTATGACCTGATGCAGCTGTTGGATCTCCCCGAAGGATGGGATAACCGGGACACCTTCGTCGAGTTTTTCGAAACGAGAGACGGTCTATCCCAGGCGCTAAATGGGCTACTCGACGATCCTGATTCAGAGGATGAAGAAGCGGACTCCTCCTGGCATACTCAGGCCACACTCGATGGATTAGAGCACCAAGACCAGCTTTCGACAGATCGACCGTTCTCCTCGAAGGTGTTCCAGCACCTCGCAGACGGACTGGAGATTAATACAGACGGCCAGGACCGGGCAATCGCTAAAGAACGCGTACTAACCGCCTGTCGGCTCGCACGAGTCTACGGAGATGCCTACGACGACTATGTCGAGTTCGTCGACGATGCAATGGGGGAGTACGATATCGACCGGTTTGAAGCGAGCGAGGATACCAAGCTCAAGCGACTCCTCTATCCAGAGAATGCCGATGAGTGGTTGATGGCATCCCGTAGCGACCGTCAGGATGCGTTAGATGAACTTTCCCCGGGAGGATGGCGAGTCGTTCGAGATGTCCTCTCGGAATCGACTCCGGTAGACGCTCTTATCCACCGGAATACTCGCGATACCCTCCGCAAGTACGAGGCGGTCGGCCTCCTCGATACGACTGTCCCGGATCGGAATCCCGAACAGCGGAAAATAGAGCTCACCGACGAAACTAGGGCGGTCTACGATCAGATCGACGAATACACGCGCGAGTTCTACAAACGGGCCCAACAGACAGACGAGGCGCAAACTCGGGCTATCGGATTCGTGATGACGACGTATCGACAACGTCTCACGTCGAGTGTCTACGCTATCAGTCAGAGCCTGAGACATCGCCTCGAAACCCTCAGAGCACAACGCACGGTGTTGGCAGGTCGTGAGCGTGCCCGAGAGCGCGACTACGGAGAGGCGGAACAGATTGTCCTCGAGACGCTCCAAGATGCAGACCTCGAGGACGGTGATGTCCTAGACGAACTCGACGCAAGCAGCGATGAACTGGACCTCTCCGAACTCATACCGAGCGTGACTGAGGAAGGAAAGCAACTCATCGAGGAAGAAATCGAGGCGCTAGAGGAGTTCGTCGCCGACCTCGACCGAATTGACACTGACCCCAAAATCCAGCAGTTGTATGAGGATCTCGACGAACTCGACCGTGCTGGGCACAACCGAGTAATCGTCTTTACGCAGTACGCAGACACGATGGACTTCATTCGAGAGAGTCTTGTAGACCTTCTCGGCTCAACGATTGCCACCTACTCTGGACGTGGTGGGGAGCTGTACGATACCGAGTCGGAGTCCTGGAAAACTGTCGGGAAGGAGCGTGTAAAGAGAGAGTTTTCGCAGGACGATGGACAGGTGGATATCCTCGTGTGCACCGACTCCGCTAGTGAGGGTCTGAACCTGCAAGAATGTGGAGCTCTCATCAACTACGACTTGCCCTGGAATCCGATGCGGGTAGAGCAGAGAATTGGGCGAATCGACCGTATCGGCCAGCGGTTCGACGAGGTCAGAATTCTTAATTACAGCTACGAGGATACGGTTGAGACCGACATCTACGATCGTCTAGACGACCGAATAGGACTATTCGAGAACGTGGTCGGTGAGATGCAACCGATTCTTTCGGGCGTCAGTAGCCAGATTCGCAATGCCACTTTGAACGCCGATCCAGGTGAAAGTCAGCAAGTGGTCGAAGAAGCTGATAGAGAAATTTCCGAGAAGATGGAGGAACAAGAGCAAGGCGGACGAGTCGATGTCGGCGAGTCGCTTGAGTCGGTTGATTCCCTGGTGGAACAGGATGTCATCGATGAGGCGAAACTCGGCGCTTGGCAATCGTACAATCATCCAGATATCTCGGAAGTCGTCGAAGACGACTACGCGTTTCCGAAGCCGTATCGCACAGAAAGTCTTCAAAACGTACTCGTTGAAAATACTACCCTCCGTGATTCTAACGTCGAATTTACTGCTGTTTCTGCGTTAGATTTAGATTCTATCACCGAGTTCGATGACTTTGAGTTTGAGGAGAGTACATACCGACTTTCGTTCTCCAAGACTGAAATCGACGCACCGGAATCTCTAGGGGAACAGACTCTCGGACAAGTGATTGCCCCCGGTGAGGATGAAGTCGCGGTGACCTTCTCAGGAGAATGTGCGGATTCATATCCGTCAGTTCAGTATCTCGCTCCGGGTAATTCGATTCTCGCTCAACTTGTCGAACGGCTCATTGGAACGAGTGATGAATCCGAACGACTGTACCGTCATACTGAGCACCGTAATAGGAGTACAAATCAGCCGGTGGTCTGTGGATGGGTGACTAATGGTCGGATCACGACTCTGAGTCCGGATGGTACGGCCTCACGTAGTATTGAATCTGAGATACTGGCCTCGTGGTGTGAAACGTACCTTGCTAATCGTGGTAAGACTCCCTCTTCTTGA
- a CDS encoding DUF7680 family protein encodes MASSGSGVESPPPRTTEEDRLVRYGTSMFGGRPTFTLVRQETDSGGEWTLHELLPCEQAEARRDRLERGGRSLSITPVKELLIDVSGDNLQSKSEGWTWDEWAGAKVARLDPTRVRALQDVVREAIEDTPGKTDEVLRGGNGFVFLPESAGIRLAVAFRGVKPIQRIDRMRSLARGVARMSSEECYYWYAKCRSPSSPNGEKALRVLLTNHIE; translated from the coding sequence ATGGCCAGCAGCGGCTCGGGAGTCGAATCCCCGCCACCGAGGACGACAGAGGAGGACAGGTTGGTGCGTTACGGAACGAGTATGTTTGGTGGCCGGCCGACGTTCACTCTCGTCCGTCAGGAGACGGATAGTGGCGGAGAGTGGACCCTCCATGAACTCCTCCCCTGTGAGCAGGCTGAGGCCCGCCGTGACCGTTTAGAACGAGGTGGCCGGTCGTTGAGTATCACTCCGGTCAAGGAGTTGCTCATAGACGTGTCTGGTGATAATCTCCAATCGAAGTCTGAGGGCTGGACGTGGGACGAATGGGCCGGGGCAAAGGTCGCCCGACTTGACCCGACTCGTGTTCGCGCTCTGCAGGATGTTGTCCGCGAAGCAATCGAGGACACACCAGGGAAGACAGATGAGGTGCTTCGAGGGGGGAACGGATTCGTGTTCCTTCCCGAGTCTGCTGGTATACGCCTCGCGGTGGCATTTCGTGGAGTAAAACCCATCCAAAGAATCGACCGGATGCGTTCGCTGGCCCGAGGCGTGGCTCGAATGAGTAGCGAGGAGTGCTACTACTGGTATGCAAAATGTCGCTCACCGTCGAGTCCGAACGGAGAAAAAGCACTTCGAGTGCTGCTGACAAACCATATCGAGTGA